Genomic window (Xylanimonas protaetiae):
AGGGTCCGCACGGGCAGCGGCCCGGGGCGCAGCACCTCGAAGGTGTGGTCCTCCCACGTCGTCGCGAGCCCGAGCGCGCGCCGCGCCGCGACGGCGACGGACCGCGCGTCGAACCCGACCATCGCGACCGGCCCGGCCAGCGTGCCCGCCGTCGCGGCCTCCGCGAGCGCCGCGTCGACCGCCTCGGCGAGGGCGTGCGTCGCGGTGGTCGTGGGGAGCCCCTCGAGCGCCCCGTCGATCACCGCGAGCGCCTCGTCGGGCTCGAGGAAGAAGTCCCCGGAGAGACGGACGTCGCTCAGGGCGCCGTCGACGACGTCGAGCTCGACGGCCACCAGCTTGCCGCCCGGAACCTTGTACTCACCACGCACGCTGCCCACCGTACGACGCGGCGCGCCTCCGCGGCGGTGGCGTCGCTCACGGGCGCCGTCCTGGGCGGGCGGCGGCCGACGCGTGAAACGCGGGGCGCGACCCGTGCCGGTCGGGGCAGCATCGACCTCATGCCCGTGACGCACCGCCTGCTCGCCGTCGCCGTCGCCGTCCTGTGGGGCGTGAACTTCGTCGCGATCGACGCCGCCCTCGACCAGTTCCCGCCGATGCTGGCCGTGGCGCTGCGGTTCGCGCTCCTCGCCGTGCCGACGGTGCTGCTGGTCCCGTGGCCGCGCGTCCCGGTGCGCTGGTGGCTGCTGTACGGGGCGGGGTTCGGGGTGCTCCAGTTCCTGTTCCTCTACGCCGGCATGGCGGCCGGGATGCCGGCGGGGCTCGCGTCGCTCGTGCTGCAGTGCTCGGCGCCCTTCACGGTGCTGCTGGGCGCGGTCCTGCTGCGCGAGCCGCTGCGCGCGCGGCAGCTGGCCGGCATCGCCGTCGCCGTGGCGGGTCTCGTCGTCGTCGGGCGCGAGCGCAGTGCCGCGACGGGCCTGGTCCCGTTCCTGCTGGTCGTGGCCGGCGGCCTGGGATGGGCGTTCGGCAACCTCGGCAACCGCCTCGCCGTCGCGGGGCGGCCCGACGTCAAGCCCCTGCACCTGGTGCTGTGGATGAGCGTGGTGCCGCCGGTCCCGATGCTCGCGGCGTCGCTCGCGTTCGATGGCCCGACGGCGATCGGCGACTCGTTCGCCACGCTCGGCACCCGCACGGGCCTGCTCGCGGTCCTGGGGATGGCCTACACCGTGGTGCTCGGCACGCTCCTGGGCTCGGGCCTGTGGACCGCGCTCATGGCCCGGCACCCTGCGGGGCGCGTGGCGCCGTACTCGATGCTCGTCCCCGTCGTCGGCATCACGGCCGCCTGGCTGCTGCTCGGCGAGACGCCGACGTGGACCGAGCTCGCGGGGTCCGCGCTCGTCGTCGCGGGCGTGCTCGGGGCGAGCACGCGGGGCCGGACGCCCCCGGCGCGCGCGGTCGAGACGGCCCGGACCGCCTCGACCGCGCGGCGGTGATCAGCGCGGCTCGACGCCGGCCTGGAGCAGGCCGAACACGTGCGCGTCGAGCAGCGCCTCCCACGACGCCTCGATGATGTTGGGGCCGACGCCCACGGTCGACCACGTGCGCTCGCCGTCCGTGGTGACCACGAGGACGCGCGTCGTCGAGTCGGTGCCCTGCTCGGTGTCGAGGATGCGCACCTTGAAGTCGGTCAGCTCGAACCGGTCGATCTCCGGGTAGATGCGCGTGAGCGCGAGGCGCAGCGCCTGGTCGAGCGCGTTGACCGGGCCGTTGCCCTCGCCCGTGGTGACGAACCGCTCGCCACCGGCGCGCAGCTTGACGGTCGCCTCGGCGGCCGCCACCGCCCCGTGGCCCTGCCCCTGGCCGGGCTGGGTCTCGACGATCGTGCGCCACGACTCGACCTCGAAGTAGGCGGGGCGCTCCCCCGTCAGCTCCTCGCGCAGCAGCAGCTCGAACGAGGCGTCGGCGGCGTCGTACGTGTAGCCGCCGGCCTCGGACTCCTTGACCCGGTTGGTGACGCGCGTCAGCAGCTCGGCCTGCCCGGTGAGGTCGAAGCCGAGCTCACGGCCCTTGAGCTCGACGGCCGCGCGGCCCGCCATGTCCGAGACGAGCATGCGCATGTCGTTGCCGACGGCGGTGGGGTCGATGTGCTGGTAGAGGTCCGGGTCCACCTTGATGGCCGCGGCGTGCAGCCCGCCCTTGTGCGCGAACGCGCTGGCGCCCACGTACGGCTGGCGCTGGAACGGGGCGATGTTGGTGATCTCGGCGATGGCGTGCGCGATGCGCGTGGCCTCCCGCAGCCCGCCGTCGGCGAGCAGCTCCATGCCGAGCTTGAGCTCGAGGTTCGCGACGATCGCGACGATGTCGGCGTTGCCGGTCCGCTCGCCGTACCCGTTGACGCAGCCCTGCACGTGGCTCGCCCCGGCGTCGACGGCCGCGAGCGAGTTCGCGACGGCGCAGCCGGTGTCGTTGTG
Coding sequences:
- a CDS encoding EamA family transporter codes for the protein MPVTHRLLAVAVAVLWGVNFVAIDAALDQFPPMLAVALRFALLAVPTVLLVPWPRVPVRWWLLYGAGFGVLQFLFLYAGMAAGMPAGLASLVLQCSAPFTVLLGAVLLREPLRARQLAGIAVAVAGLVVVGRERSAATGLVPFLLVVAGGLGWAFGNLGNRLAVAGRPDVKPLHLVLWMSVVPPVPMLAASLAFDGPTAIGDSFATLGTRTGLLAVLGMAYTVVLGTLLGSGLWTALMARHPAGRVAPYSMLVPVVGITAAWLLLGETPTWTELAGSALVVAGVLGASTRGRTPPARAVETARTASTARR
- the cimA gene encoding citramalate synthase produces the protein MTFDVYDTTLRDGAQQEGMNLTVADKLAIAPLLDQLGVGFIEGGWPGAIPKDTEFFRRARTGLTLKNATLAAFGATRKAGVAVTADPQVRALLDSEAPVLTLVAKSDIRHVERALKTTRAEGLAMITDTVAYLVGEGRRVILDAEHFFDGYRFDPAFATDAARAAFDAGAEVVTLCDTNGGMLPDRVTDVVGGLRATLGDGLRLGMHAHNDTGCAVANSLAAVDAGASHVQGCVNGYGERTGNADIVAIVANLELKLGMELLADGGLREATRIAHAIAEITNIAPFQRQPYVGASAFAHKGGLHAAAIKVDPDLYQHIDPTAVGNDMRMLVSDMAGRAAVELKGRELGFDLTGQAELLTRVTNRVKESEAGGYTYDAADASFELLLREELTGERPAYFEVESWRTIVETQPGQGQGHGAVAAAEATVKLRAGGERFVTTGEGNGPVNALDQALRLALTRIYPEIDRFELTDFKVRILDTEQGTDSTTRVLVVTTDGERTWSTVGVGPNIIEASWEALLDAHVFGLLQAGVEPR